From the Vicia villosa cultivar HV-30 ecotype Madison, WI unplaced genomic scaffold, Vvil1.0 ctg.001057F_1_1, whole genome shotgun sequence genome, one window contains:
- the LOC131632968 gene encoding secreted RxLR effector protein 161-like has translation MGRLNFFLGLQIKQLKHGIFINQLKYCKELIKKFEMENSKDSATPMGSGTYLDPDEPGNPINITKYRGMIGSLLYLTASRPDIMFSVCLCARYQANPKESHLAAVKRIIKYLKGTTNVGLWYPKGSMNTLVGYFDVDYASCKTDRKSTSGTCHILGNALVSWSCKKQASVSLSTAEAEYIAAGSGCAQILWLKQ, from the coding sequence ATgggaagattaaacttctttctTGGTCTCCAAATCAAACAACTCAAGCATGGAATCTTCATCAATCAGTTAAAATATTGCAAAGAACTAATCAAGAAATTTGAGATGGAAAATAGTAAAGATAGTGCAACACCAATGGGATCTGGCACCTACCTTGATCCAGATGAACCAGGCAATCCTATCAACATCACAAAATATCGTGGAATGATCGGCTCACTTTTATACTTAACGGCAAGTAGACCAGATATAATGTTTAGCGTCTGCTTATGTGCCAGATATCAAGCCAACCCTAAGGAATCTCACCTTGCAGCAGTCAAACGAATCATTAAATATCTAAAAGGAACAACCAATgtcggcttatggtatcctaaaggtagtatgAATACTTTAGTTGGTTATTTTGATGTTGACTATGCAAGTTGTAAAACTGATcgcaaaagcaccagtggaacgtgtcaCATTTTGGGAAATGCTCTAGTGTCGTGGTCATGCAAGAAACAAGCAAGCGTGTCACTTAGTACTGCTGAGGCTGAATATATTGCAGCCGGAAGTGGATGCGCTCAAATCTTATGGCTCAAACAATAA